A DNA window from Camelina sativa cultivar DH55 chromosome 13, Cs, whole genome shotgun sequence contains the following coding sequences:
- the LOC104738290 gene encoding uncharacterized protein LOC104738290 produces MLKFSFKIKKSTKSLLVAICSVPGCTWRVVATVKNDPSTFWVTKYLNVHICSIVDRIANRKRCTSKYIGRLFIDRVGIVDGVVPQHIEESMRTMFGMTLDYTTLYRALQYAQEYVRGSAEDEYAKLPYCLQKIEQSNRGSVVDLVVDDEHMFKYLFISFDASIRGFNYVRRVIVVDGTHLTSKYEGVLLIACVQDGNFQIFPLAFGIVDSECDASWDWFFTKLSEYISDEYPLVVVSDRHCSIAKACRNVIPWATQRICYYHLQQNIISNFNGKQLMYLVKGAAYAHTHDDYNRYMASLTNVNPALAAYLNEADPALWSRVYCPGDRYNIKTSNIAESIKSMLKKAKGYPITYLIEFITEKLDMMTVKRIDGWRFHVRGGQSDYLVDLEEKSCSCGVFGVEKIPCSHAIKAVKSAGWHMYTVVEAYYRKDYVYASYAANIMPNVEHTPIGPDIRCIPPIPKRKPNWQKKSRCLTHCVAEDGE; encoded by the exons atgttaaaattctctttcaaaattaagaagtccACAAAGTCTCTGTTGGTGGCGATATGCTCTGTTCCAGGATGCACATGGAGGGTCGTAGCCACTGTGAAGAATGATCCAAGCACTTTTTGGGTCACCAAATATCTGAACGTGCATATATGTTCTATTGTGGACCGCATAGCTAACCGTAAACGTTGCACCTCAAAATATATTGGGAGGCTTTTCATCGACCGGGTAGGAATAGTGGATGGTGTTGTCCCACAACATATCGAAGAATCAATGAGGACAATGTTCGGCATGACGTTGGATTACACCACTTTGTACAGGGCTTTACAATATGCACAAGAATATGTGAGAGGAAGTGCCGAAGACGAATATGCGAAGTTGCCTTACTGTCTTCAGAAAATAGAGCAGTCAAACCGGGGAAGTgttgttgaccttgttgttgatgacgagCATATGTTTAAGTATCTTTTCATATCTTTCGATGCTTCAATCCGTGGTTTCAATTACGTTAGGCgagttattgtggttgatgggaCCCATCTCACTAGCAAGTATGAAGGTGTACTGTTAATCGCTTGCGTACAGGATGGTAACTTCCAGATATTTCCGTTGGCTTTTGGAATTGTCGACTCGGAgtgtgatgcttcatgggattggtttttcaccaaattaagtGAGTATATCTCTGATGAATATCCTTTGGTAGTAGTTTCGGATAGGCACTGTTCAATAGCTAAGGCATGTCGCAATGTTATCCCATGGGCAACACAACGGATATGTTATTaccatcttcaacaaaacataatttctaatttcaatGGGAAGCAACTGATGTACTTGGTGAAAGGGGCAGCATATGCGCATACGCATGATGATTACAACCGCTACATGGCTTCGCTCACTAACGTAAATCCGGCTCTTGCAGCGTACTTGAATGAGGCAGATCCAGCTTTATGGTCTCGAGTTTACTgtccaggagatagatacaacatcAAGACTAGCAACATTGCGGAATCTATCAAATCCATGCTAAAGAAAGCCAAAGGTTATCCCATCACATATCTCATTGAGTTTATTACGGAAAAGTTAG ATATGATGACAGTCAAACGCATTGATGGTTGGCGTTTCCACGTTCGTGGTGGGCAAAGTGACTATTTGGTTGACTTAGAAGAAAAATCTTGTTCATGCGGGGTGTTTGGTGTTGAGAAAATACCATGTTCACATGCAATTAAGGCTGTCAAGTCCGCTGGATGGCATATGTATACCGTGGTGGAAGCTTACTATAGAAAAGATTATGTCTATGCGTCGTACGCGGCTAACATTATGCCCAATGTCGAGCACACTCCGATTGGGCCAGATATCCGATGTATACCTCCAATACCGAAGCGGAAACCTAATTGGCAAAAGAAGTCTCGTTGTCTTACTCATTGC GTTGCTGAAGACGGAGAGTAA
- the LOC104736902 gene encoding peroxidase 37 encodes MHSSLIKLGFVFLLLQVSLSHAQLSPSFYDKTCPQVFDIATKTIVNALRSDPRIAASILRLHFHDCFVNGCDASILLDNTTSFRTEKDAFGNANSARGFDVIDQMKAAVEKACPKTVSCADLLTIAAQKSVVLAGGPSWTVPNGRRDSLRGFMDLANDNLPAPFFTLKELKDSFKNVGLDRPSDLVALSGAHTFGKNQCQFIMDRLYNFGESGLPDPTLDKSYLSTLRKQCPLNGNQSVLVDFDLRTPTLFDNKYYVNLRENKGLIQSDQELFSSPDASDTIPLVRAYADGQGKFFDAFAEAMIRMGNLSPLTGKQGEIRLNCRVVNSKSKIMDVVDAIDFASSM; translated from the exons ATGCATTCCTCTTTGATAAAATtgggatttgtttttcttcttcttcaggtatCATTGTCTCATGCTCAACTAAGCCCTTCCTTTTACGATAAAACATGCCCACAAGTCTTTGACATTGCGACCAAGACCATTGTCAATGCTCTGAGATCAGACCCTCGCATCGCTGCAAGCATCCTTCGTCTTCATTTCCACGACTGCTTTGTCAAT GGATGTGATGCATCGATATTGTTAGACAACACAACATCGTTTAGGACGGAGAAAGATGCGTTTGGGAACGCAAATTCTGCTCGTGGTTTCGATGTGATCGACCAAATGAAGGCTGCTGTGGAGAAAGCATGTCCTAAAACAGTTTCATGTGCTGATTTGCTCACCATCGCGGCACAAAAATCTGTTGTTTTG GCGGGAGGTCCTTCATGGACGGTTCCAAATGGAAGAAGAGACAGTTTAAGAGGCTTTATGGATCTTGCTAACGATAACCTTCCAGCTCCATTCTTTACCCTAAAAGAACTTAAGGATAGCTTCAAAAATGTCGGACTTGACCGACCTTCTGATCTCGTTGCTCTTTCCG GTGCTCACACCTTTGGCAAAAACCAATGTCAGTTCATAATGGACCGGCTTTACAACTTCGGTGAATCCGGTTTACCCGATCCAACCCTTGATAAATCTTACCTCAGCACGCTTAGAAAACAATGTCCACTTAATGGAAACCAGAGTGTCTTGGTAGATTTTGATTTACGTACGCCAACACTCTTTGACAACAAATACTATGTGAATCTTAGAGAAAACAAAGGTCTTATCCAAAGCGACCAAGAGTTATTCTCAAGCCCTGATGCTTCAGACACCATCCCCTTAGTCCGGGCATATGCTGATGGTCAGGGGAAGTTTTTTGATGCCTTCGCGGAGGCAATGATAAGGATGGGAAATCTTTCACCTTTAACAGGGAAACAAGGAGAAATTAGACTGAATTGTAGAGTGGTTAACTCGAAATCGAAAATCATGGATGTGGTAGATGCTATTGACTTTGCAAGCTCAATGTGA
- the LOC104738291 gene encoding putative nuclease HARBI1: protein MDTIMQPLMEYYNRYFSKQPMAEERGLGWQNLERQIRNKPVNCMNMLRMHPEAFKNLCTTLEQRYNLRSTDNISIDEMVAIFLVTCGQNASQRFVGMTFGRSQETAYRKFHEVLDAVERLACEYLKTPTTTSLQHYPRKLQEDSRYWPFFSGFVGALDGTHVKVMVGGSDAVGYFDRNGQKSLNIMAICDLNMIFKYAWLGAAGSTHDSLVLQYAIDGDPLFPRPPIGKYYLVDSGYANKRGFLAPYRGSSRENIRYHLSEFDAGAPRNKKELYNRWHASLRSVIERTFGVWKKKWTILDNLPRYDVKTQNRIVHATMVLHNFIRLHRIPDADFEDENVTARDSRGRRFAEGELNRLEEEEGTNDGQYMNNVRDEIANMLWNVRRH from the coding sequence ATGGATACGATAATGCAGCCTTTGATGGAGTATTACAATCgttatttttctaaacaacCAATGGCGGAAGAACGAGGATTAGGTTGGCAAAACCTTGAAAGGCAGATTCGTAACAAGCCGGTAAATTGTATGAACATGTTAAGGATGCATCCGGAAGCATTCAAGAACCTGTGCACAACGCTGGAGCAACGTTACAACTTACGGAGTACCGATAATATCAGTATTGATGAGATGGTGGCAATATTTTTGGTTACATGCGGTCAAAATGCATCTCAACGCTTTGTTGGAATGACTTTTGGTCGTTCCCAAGAGACTGCTTATCGAAAGTTCCATGAGGTACTGGACGCTGTAGAGAGACTTGCATGTGAGTATTTAAAaactccaacaacaacatcactcCAGCACTATCCTCGTAAGTTACAAGAAGATTCAAGATATTGGCCTTTCTTTAGTGGATTTGTTGGAGCACTTGATGGAACGCATGTCAAAGTAATGGTTGGAGGTAGTGATGCAGTTGGGTATTTTGATAGAAATGGACAGAAAAGTCTAAACATAATGGCCATATGCGATTTAAACATGATCTTCAAGTATGCATGGCTAGGCGCAGCTGGATCCACACATGATTCATTGGTGTTGCAGTATGCAATAGATGGAGATCCTTTATTCCCGAGACCTCCTATAGGTAAGTATTATCTCGTCGATTCTGGATATGCGAACAAGCGGGGATTTCTAGCTCCATATAGAGGAAGCAGCAGAGAAAACATCAGATATCATCTTTCAGAATTTGATGCAGGTGCTCCGAggaacaaaaaagaattatataataGGTGGCATGCATCACTTCGTTCTGTGATAGAACGAACATTCggagtttggaaaaaaaaatggacgaTTCTTGACAATTTGCCTCGTTATGATGTCAAGACTCAGAACAGAATTGTGCATGCTACTATGGTTCTTCACAATTTTATCAGGCTTCATAGAATTCCAGATGCTGATTTTGAAGACGAAAATGTCACTGCTCGAGATAGTCGTGGACGACGATTTGCAGAAGGCGAACTTAATCgacttgaggaagaagagggaacAAATGATGGCCAATATATGAATAACGTACGAGATGAGATAGCAAATATGCTATGGAATGTACGTCGTcattag
- the LOC104738292 gene encoding uncharacterized protein LOC104738292, whose translation MDPDWWVDREKEIPYAKIIREEGIPHMELMRRIFGCQGSKPEAMYPTHKQDANNTEVDERQSVDKFVPIAVDDDGDDSNRTPTKDAHLQSQTITNESPPLSPIGPAKRSAKKQSRVTPYPSNRGKDVLRSGEKNMPRRRTAFETEMGGQFKEMMEFRRAQVEEARERREKNEATPYKEAYGVLQSIQGLTRWTDFWWACIKVLKEDLFAREMMVSSENDHDKIIFLEGYTGYDRNGDFIGNRLNNLQSCQRGPPSVNLDLNIRNTNMETHEEFNAPSHTELMSLFKEIGYEGGTKKTGCDGESSQTKTFNLED comes from the exons ATGGATCCGGACTGGTGGGTTGACCGTGAAAag GAGATACCATATGCCAAAATTATCCGTGAAGAAGGAATTCCCCATATGGAGCTTATGAGACGCATATTTGGTTGTCAAGGCAGTAAACCAGAAGCTATGTACCCAACTCATAAGCAAGATGCAAACAATACTGAGGTAGATGAGAGGCAATCAGTGGACAAGTTCGTTCCGATAGCCgtagatgatgatggagatgattCAAACCGTACTCCTACAAAGGATGCACATCTACAGTCTCAAACCATCACAAACGAATCTCCTCCACTGTCGCCAATTGGTCCAGCGAAGCGGTCAGCTAAAAAACAATCACGTGTTACTCCATACCCAAGTAATCGAGGGAAAGATGTACTACGGAGTGGAGAAAAGAACATGCCACGAAGAAGAACGGCATTTGAAACAGAGATGGGTGGACAATTCAAAGAAATGATGGAATTTCGTCGTGCTCAAGTAGAAGAGGCAAGAGAACGTAGAGAAAAGAATGAAGCTACACCATACAAAGAGGCATATGGAGTCTTGCAATCAATTCAAGGTTTGACAAGGTGGACAGATTTTTGGTGGGCGTGTATCAAAGTACTAAAGGAGGATCTCTTTGCCCGAGAAATGATGGTCTCTAGTGAAAATGATCATGATAAGATCATATTCTTGGAGGGTTATACGGGATATGATCGTAACGGAGATTTCATTGGAAATCGTCTCAATAATTTGCAAAGTTGCCAAAGAGGTCCTCCAAGTGTCAACCTGGATTTGAACATCCGTAACACAAACATGGAGACTCACGAAGAATTCAATGCTCCATCTCATACAGAGCTCATGTCATTATTCAAAGAGATAGGGTATGAAGGTGGAACCAAGAAAACGGGTTGTGATGGAGAATCAAGTCAGACGAAGACTTTTAATCTAgaagattaa